In Blautia sp. SC05B48, a single genomic region encodes these proteins:
- the uraA gene encoding uracil permease translates to MLIPLSIQHMFAMFGASVLVPFLFGISPAIVLLMNGVGTLLFIFITKGKAPAYLGSSFAFLSPALLVISKYGYEYALGGFVVLGIAGMCVALIVRQCGTDWIDIVLPTAAMGPVVALIGLELAGNAASTAGLLDDKVDPKNVIVFLVTLGVAVFGQILFRGFLSVIPILIAIIAGYVAAGACGLLDFTQVREAAFFALPNFTSPKFNFEAIMTIFPALLLVTSEHIGHQIVTGKIVGRNLLKDPGLHRSLFADFFSTTVSGCLGSVPTTTYGENIGVMAVTKVYSVQVIGGAAVLSICCSFLGKLAALISTIPGPVIGGISFLLYGMIGTSGLRMLVDNHVDYSKSRNLTLTSVVFVVGLSGIALKLGNVELTGMVLACVVAMALSLVFYILDKLKLTNDQ, encoded by the coding sequence ATGCTGATACCGTTAAGTATCCAGCACATGTTCGCCATGTTCGGAGCATCCGTGCTGGTGCCATTCCTTTTTGGTATCAGTCCGGCTATTGTGCTTCTGATGAATGGTGTGGGAACACTCCTTTTTATTTTCATCACAAAAGGAAAGGCACCGGCTTATTTAGGTTCCAGTTTTGCCTTCCTTTCACCGGCTCTTCTGGTGATCAGCAAGTATGGATATGAGTATGCCCTTGGTGGTTTCGTTGTTCTGGGTATTGCTGGTATGTGTGTGGCATTGATTGTCCGCCAGTGCGGAACAGACTGGATCGATATCGTGCTTCCTACAGCGGCAATGGGACCGGTAGTGGCACTGATCGGTCTGGAGCTTGCGGGAAATGCGGCAAGTACGGCAGGACTTCTGGACGATAAGGTAGATCCGAAGAATGTGATCGTATTTCTGGTCACACTTGGAGTTGCGGTATTCGGGCAGATCCTGTTCCGAGGCTTCCTTTCTGTTATTCCGATCCTGATTGCGATCATTGCGGGATATGTGGCAGCAGGTGCATGCGGGCTTCTGGATTTTACACAGGTAAGGGAAGCGGCATTTTTTGCTCTTCCCAACTTTACATCTCCGAAATTTAATTTTGAGGCCATTATGACGATCTTTCCGGCACTGCTTCTGGTAACCTCCGAGCATATCGGCCATCAGATCGTAACCGGAAAGATTGTTGGAAGAAATCTTCTGAAAGATCCGGGGCTTCACAGATCCCTGTTTGCAGATTTCTTCTCTACCACAGTTTCCGGATGCCTTGGTTCTGTGCCGACAACTACTTACGGTGAGAACATCGGTGTCATGGCGGTGACAAAGGTTTACAGTGTACAGGTGATCGGTGGTGCGGCAGTGCTTTCTATCTGCTGTTCCTTCCTTGGTAAACTGGCAGCCCTGATCAGTACCATTCCCGGTCCGGTGATCGGTGGGATTTCCTTCCTTCTTTACGGAATGATCGGAACATCCGGACTTCGCATGCTGGTTGACAATCACGTGGATTACAGCAAGTCCAGAAATCTGACGCTGACAAGCGTTGTCTTTGTTGTAGGTCTTTCCGGAATTGCCCTGAAGCTTGGAAATGTTGAGCTTACCGGTATGGTGCTGGCATGTGTGGTTGCCATGGCGTTAAGCCTTGTATTCTATATTCTGGACAAACTGAAGCTGACCAACGATCAGTAA
- the recA gene encoding recombinase RecA has translation MISEEKQKALEAALGNIEKQFGKGSVMKLGDSSSHMQVEAVPTGCLSLDIALGVGGVPKGRIVEIYGPESSGKTTVALHMVAEVQKRGGIAGFIDAEHALDPVYAKSIGVDIDNLYISQPDNGEQALEITETMVRSGAVDIVIVDSVAALVPKAEIEGDMGDSHVGLQARLMSQALRKLTAVISKSNCVVIFINQLREKVGVMFGNPETTTGGRALKFYASVRMDVRRVETLKQGGEMVGNHTRVKVVKNKVAPPFKQAEFDIMFGTGISREGDILDLAAECSIVNKSGAWYAYEGDKIGQGRENAKLFLREHPEIRDEIEKKVRVHYHLDPADETAEAAVQADDTEKEE, from the coding sequence ATGATCAGTGAAGAGAAGCAGAAGGCGTTGGAAGCGGCCCTTGGAAATATTGAGAAACAGTTCGGTAAAGGCTCTGTCATGAAGCTTGGAGATTCCAGCTCCCATATGCAGGTGGAGGCAGTTCCCACAGGATGCTTAAGCCTGGATATCGCCCTTGGTGTAGGTGGTGTTCCCAAGGGACGTATCGTGGAGATCTACGGACCGGAGTCCAGTGGTAAGACAACGGTAGCCTTACATATGGTCGCTGAGGTGCAGAAGAGAGGCGGAATCGCAGGATTTATCGATGCGGAGCATGCTCTTGATCCTGTTTATGCCAAGAGTATAGGTGTTGATATCGACAACCTTTATATTTCACAGCCGGATAACGGAGAGCAGGCGCTGGAGATCACAGAGACTATGGTACGTTCCGGTGCTGTGGATATCGTGATTGTGGATTCTGTTGCAGCTCTGGTTCCCAAGGCAGAGATCGAAGGAGATATGGGAGACAGCCATGTAGGTCTGCAGGCCCGTCTGATGTCACAGGCACTCCGTAAACTGACGGCTGTTATCAGCAAGTCCAATTGCGTGGTGATCTTTATCAACCAGCTTCGTGAGAAGGTTGGAGTGATGTTTGGCAATCCGGAAACTACAACCGGTGGACGTGCGCTGAAATTCTATGCATCTGTCCGTATGGATGTACGTCGTGTGGAAACCTTGAAGCAGGGTGGTGAGATGGTCGGAAACCACACCCGTGTGAAAGTAGTTAAGAACAAGGTCGCTCCGCCATTTAAGCAGGCAGAGTTTGATATCATGTTCGGAACCGGTATTTCCAGAGAGGGAGATATCCTGGATCTGGCTGCAGAATGCTCCATCGTAAACAAGAGCGGAGCCTGGTATGCATATGAAGGGGATAAGATCGGACAGGGACGTGAGAATGCCAAATTATTCCTGAGAGAGCATCCGGAGATCCGCGATGAGATTGAGAAGAAGGTTCGTGTACATTATCATCTGGATCCGGCAGATGAGACAGCAGAAGCAGCAGTACAGGCAGATGATACAGAGAAGGAAGAGTAG
- a CDS encoding regulatory protein RecX: MLDLEERNRARKKAMRLLEHMDRTEKGLTDKLRQAEFSPEAVEDAIAYVKSYGYINDARYARTYISFRMETRSRQKILSELQLKGVDRQIALDAWNEMEELMEPDEREILRRTIEKKYAPDTELDEGQMRRLYGYLARRAFRYEDISHTLEEMNIRVKHDIE; this comes from the coding sequence ATGCTGGATCTGGAAGAACGAAACCGTGCAAGAAAGAAAGCCATGCGGCTTCTGGAACATATGGACCGCACAGAGAAAGGCCTGACGGATAAACTCCGTCAGGCTGAATTTTCACCGGAGGCAGTAGAAGATGCCATTGCTTATGTGAAGTCCTATGGGTATATCAACGATGCCCGTTATGCCAGAACCTATATCTCCTTCCGCATGGAAACCAGGAGCCGTCAGAAGATACTCTCGGAACTTCAGTTAAAGGGCGTGGACCGTCAGATTGCCCTGGATGCCTGGAATGAGATGGAAGAGCTTATGGAACCGGACGAGCGGGAGATATTACGCAGGACGATCGAGAAGAAATATGCACCGGACACAGAGCTTGATGAAGGACAGATGAGAAGGCTGTATGGATACCTGGCCAGAAGGGCGTTCCGGTATGAAGATATTTCCCATACCCTGGAAGAAATGAACATCCGGGTGAAACATGATATAGAATAA
- the rny gene encoding ribonuclease Y, producing the protein MAGTIIGVIVAVVVTLLIAVPVTCKVAVDKKVRKDAEIIGTAEDKARNILDEALKAAETKKRETLLEVKEESLRTKNELERETKERRNELQRYEKRVLSKEESVDKKANAVEKRELECTAKFNELQEKEKRVNELEEKGVQELERVSGLTSEQAKEELLKSVEDDVKVDVARLYKELENRAKEDANKKAREYVVNAIQKCAVDHVSETTISVVQLPSDEMKGRIIGREGRNIRTLETLTGVDLIIDDTPEAVVLSAFDPIRREIARVALEKLIVDGRIHPARIEEMVEKAQKEVEAQIREDGENAAMDVGVHGIHPELLKLLGRMKFRSSYGQNALRHSIEVAQLSGLLAGEVGVDVRMAKRAGLLHDIGKSIDHEVEGSHIQIGVDLCKKYKESPIVINTVASHHGDVEPESLIACIVQAADAISAARPGARRETLETYTNRLKQLEDITNEFKGVEKSFAIQAGREIRVMVVPDHVSDADMVLLARDIAKQIEAELEYPGQIKVNVIRESRAVDYAK; encoded by the coding sequence GTGGCAGGCACAATTATCGGTGTTATTGTCGCTGTGGTAGTCACGCTACTTATTGCAGTTCCTGTTACTTGCAAGGTTGCTGTTGACAAGAAAGTACGCAAGGATGCGGAAATCATAGGTACAGCAGAGGATAAGGCAAGGAATATTCTTGATGAAGCATTGAAAGCAGCAGAGACCAAGAAACGAGAAACTTTACTTGAAGTAAAGGAAGAATCTCTGCGAACTAAAAATGAACTGGAAAGGGAAACCAAGGAACGGAGAAACGAGCTGCAGAGATATGAGAAGCGAGTTTTGTCAAAAGAGGAATCTGTTGACAAAAAAGCGAATGCGGTGGAGAAGCGTGAGCTGGAATGTACAGCGAAATTTAACGAGTTACAAGAAAAAGAAAAACGAGTAAATGAACTTGAGGAAAAAGGAGTACAGGAACTGGAACGAGTTTCAGGTCTTACCTCCGAACAGGCAAAAGAAGAATTACTGAAATCTGTAGAAGATGACGTAAAGGTGGATGTTGCAAGACTCTATAAAGAGCTTGAGAACAGAGCCAAGGAAGATGCCAATAAGAAAGCCAGGGAATATGTAGTCAATGCTATTCAGAAATGTGCAGTGGATCATGTTTCCGAGACAACGATTTCTGTGGTACAGCTTCCAAGTGATGAAATGAAGGGAAGGATTATCGGTCGTGAAGGCCGTAACATCCGTACACTTGAGACACTTACCGGTGTGGATCTGATCATTGATGATACACCGGAGGCAGTGGTACTTTCCGCATTTGATCCGATCAGGAGAGAGATTGCCAGAGTGGCTCTTGAGAAACTGATCGTGGATGGACGTATCCATCCGGCAAGAATTGAAGAGATGGTAGAGAAAGCCCAGAAAGAAGTGGAAGCACAGATCCGGGAAGACGGTGAGAATGCTGCCATGGATGTAGGGGTACATGGAATCCATCCGGAACTTCTGAAGCTTCTTGGACGTATGAAATTCCGTTCAAGCTATGGACAGAATGCTCTGAGACATTCAATTGAGGTTGCACAGCTTTCCGGACTTCTTGCAGGAGAAGTTGGTGTGGATGTGCGTATGGCCAAGCGTGCCGGACTTCTTCATGACATTGGTAAATCCATTGACCATGAGGTAGAAGGTTCTCATATTCAGATCGGTGTGGATCTCTGCAAGAAATACAAGGAGTCCCCGATCGTTATCAACACGGTTGCGTCTCATCATGGTGATGTGGAGCCGGAATCTCTGATCGCGTGTATTGTACAGGCTGCTGATGCAATTTCCGCAGCAAGACCTGGAGCAAGACGTGAGACCCTGGAAACCTATACTAATCGTCTGAAACAGCTTGAGGATATCACCAATGAATTCAAGGGTGTAGAGAAATCTTTTGCTATTCAGGCAGGAAGAGAAATTCGTGTTATGGTCGTGCCGGATCATGTAAGTGATGCAGATATGGTTCTCCTTGCAAGAGATATTGCAAAGCAGATCGAAGCAGAGCTTGAGTATCCTGGACAGATCAAAGTTAATGTGATCCGTGAAAGCAGAGCGGTTGACTACGCAAAATAA
- a CDS encoding stage II sporulation protein M, with the protein MESKTENRKWKNAGRFPAELLFMTGVFAGNVLPNLIWKMEWKQKTLASFYLIRSFAGKDISGGAYFLEVLRRRGVFFLLLFLCGFTIFGVPLTVAYMLFLGMETGMILALSVLEFGIYGGVAGAGLLMPQYLVYIPAYFYLAGIVYRQSYGIWKNYGLVPQKTGAYFRQGITVFLLYTGGILAESFLNPWIVEKVIKGLKFF; encoded by the coding sequence ATGGAGAGTAAGACAGAGAACCGGAAGTGGAAAAATGCCGGACGTTTTCCGGCGGAGCTTCTTTTTATGACCGGAGTTTTTGCGGGAAATGTGTTGCCGAATCTGATCTGGAAAATGGAGTGGAAGCAGAAAACCCTGGCTTCTTTTTATCTGATCCGCAGCTTTGCAGGAAAAGATATTTCCGGCGGAGCTTATTTCCTGGAAGTGCTGCGACGAAGAGGCGTTTTTTTTCTTCTGTTGTTTTTATGCGGATTTACAATATTCGGAGTGCCTTTGACGGTCGCATATATGCTGTTTTTGGGAATGGAGACAGGAATGATCCTGGCATTATCGGTTCTGGAATTTGGTATTTATGGCGGTGTGGCCGGCGCCGGACTTCTGATGCCGCAGTATCTGGTCTATATTCCGGCGTATTTTTATCTTGCAGGTATCGTATACAGACAATCGTATGGGATCTGGAAAAATTATGGACTTGTGCCGCAGAAAACAGGGGCTTATTTTCGGCAGGGGATCACAGTTTTTCTGCTGTATACAGGAGGAATCCTTGCAGAAAGTTTTCTGAATCCCTGGATCGTAGAAAAAGTTATAAAGGGCCTGAAATTTTTTTGA
- the xerD gene encoding site-specific tyrosine recombinase XerD yields MDIEIREFITYLHNRKRTSHNTEVSYQRDLKKMAVYFADRGIYDIRDVGELELEGYLSYMERGQFASSTISRNVASIRALFQYLYQENRIERDPSLELKPPKVEKRMPEILTVDEVDRLLKQPDLNTPKGIRDSAMLELLYATGMRVSELLRLNLEDLNLRLGYVVCHDEDKERVIPIGNVCKTAMEKYLKEARGKFVKENETESLFTNCSGKSMSRQGFWKVLKGYAEEAGIQHDITPHTLRHSFAAHMLQNGADVKSVQEMLGHSDISTTQVYLNFGAAKMRDVYMKAHPRH; encoded by the coding sequence ATGGACATAGAGATACGGGAATTTATTACATATTTACATAATAGAAAAAGGACGTCACATAATACAGAAGTATCTTACCAGAGAGACCTGAAGAAGATGGCAGTGTATTTTGCAGATCGTGGGATCTATGATATCCGAGATGTAGGAGAACTGGAGCTAGAAGGCTATCTCAGCTATATGGAGAGAGGACAGTTCGCTTCCTCAACGATCTCCAGAAATGTAGCATCTATCCGTGCCTTGTTTCAGTATCTTTATCAGGAGAACAGGATCGAGAGGGATCCGTCTCTGGAACTGAAGCCGCCCAAGGTTGAGAAGCGGATGCCGGAGATCCTTACTGTGGATGAGGTAGACCGCCTTTTGAAACAGCCGGATCTGAATACACCGAAGGGAATCCGGGACAGTGCCATGCTGGAGCTTTTGTATGCTACAGGAATGCGTGTCAGTGAACTTTTGCGGCTGAATCTGGAGGATCTCAATCTGCGGCTTGGTTATGTAGTCTGTCACGATGAGGATAAGGAACGGGTGATCCCGATAGGAAATGTATGCAAAACAGCCATGGAGAAATATCTGAAGGAAGCCCGTGGAAAATTTGTGAAAGAAAATGAGACGGAGAGTCTTTTTACCAACTGTTCAGGAAAATCCATGAGCAGACAGGGATTCTGGAAGGTTCTGAAGGGATATGCAGAGGAAGCCGGGATCCAGCATGATATCACGCCGCATACACTGAGACATTCTTTTGCCGCACATATGCTGCAGAATGGAGCGGACGTGAAGAGTGTGCAGGAAATGCTTGGACATTCGGATATTTCCACCACACAGGTCTATCTGAATTTTGGCGCTGCGAAAATGCGAGACGTATATATGAAAGCACATCCGAGGCATTGA
- a CDS encoding 3-deoxy-7-phosphoheptulonate synthase, with product MSFEFIKKLPTPEEIRNQYPLDAELQALKEKRDAEIRDVFTGKSDKFLAIIGPCSADNEDAVCDYLLRLRKVQEKIEDKVLIIPRVYTNKPRTTGEGYKGMVHQPDPEKKPNLLAGLIAIRKMHMRAIRESGFTCADEMLYPENYRYLSDVLSYVAVGARSVEDQQHRLTVSGMDVPAGMKNPTSGDYSVMLNSIVAAQGAHRFIYRSWEVETTGNPLSHAILRGAVNKHGEAIPNYHYEDLRLLYDKYHAKNLANPAVIVDTNHSNSNKHYEQQVRIASEVLHSRQVDPELHSMVKGLMIESYIEPGNQKIGGDHIYGKSITDACLGWDESEKLLYTIAENC from the coding sequence ATGAGTTTTGAATTCATAAAAAAACTGCCAACTCCTGAGGAAATCCGCAATCAGTATCCGCTCGATGCTGAACTTCAGGCGCTCAAGGAGAAACGCGATGCTGAGATTCGCGACGTTTTCACCGGAAAATCCGATAAATTCCTCGCTATCATCGGACCATGTTCTGCAGATAACGAAGATGCCGTATGCGATTATCTTTTAAGACTTCGCAAAGTTCAGGAAAAGATCGAGGATAAAGTCCTTATCATCCCGCGTGTTTACACAAACAAGCCACGTACAACCGGTGAAGGATACAAGGGAATGGTCCATCAGCCGGATCCTGAGAAAAAACCGAACCTTCTTGCCGGACTGATCGCGATCCGCAAGATGCACATGCGTGCTATCCGCGAAAGTGGCTTCACCTGTGCAGATGAGATGCTTTACCCGGAGAACTACCGTTATCTCTCGGATGTGCTTTCCTACGTTGCTGTAGGCGCACGTTCTGTTGAAGATCAGCAGCACAGACTCACTGTCAGCGGCATGGATGTTCCGGCTGGTATGAAGAACCCTACCAGTGGTGACTACAGCGTTATGCTGAACTCCATTGTTGCAGCACAGGGCGCTCATCGTTTTATTTACAGAAGCTGGGAGGTTGAGACCACCGGCAACCCACTCTCTCACGCAATCCTTCGCGGTGCAGTAAACAAGCATGGGGAAGCGATCCCGAACTACCATTACGAGGATCTTCGTCTTCTCTATGACAAATACCATGCAAAGAACCTTGCCAACCCGGCAGTGATCGTGGATACCAACCACTCCAACTCCAACAAGCATTACGAGCAGCAGGTTCGTATCGCAAGTGAGGTTCTTCACAGCCGTCAGGTAGATCCTGAGCTTCACTCCATGGTAAAGGGTCTCATGATCGAGAGCTATATCGAACCAGGCAACCAGAAGATCGGTGGAGATCACATCTACGGAAAATCCATCACAGATGCCTGCCTTGGTTGGGATGAGTCTGAGAAGCTGCTTTACACGATCGCTGAAAATTGCTAA
- a CDS encoding polysaccharide biosynthesis protein, with protein MSKKIFLKGTLILACTGLISRIAGFFYRIFLSHAIGAEGLGLYQLVLPLQGLMAALSYTGIQSALSRLIASRLALQEKKEARFSLVTGTLMAVFFSAAAGFLLFQHAYFFASTILKTPQTAGLLRLTAVSIPLCAIHSCIDSYYYARKKASVPAVVQLSEQSARIGTTYILYLIFLSEGRPITALIAAGGSLAGETAASLVSLLVVSFHFGNHPVHEKTPVRIFPLIKDLFTLSFPISLNRILLTLLGSIEAVLIPQMLLRSGMTASDSLKIYGIFTGMALPLLLFPSTLTSSAAVMLMPSIAQLDALGKQKQIRRVTDQTFFLCMFLGFLCGSGFFLFGPFLGTLLFHSQTAGTYIRYLSFICPFLYTNTMLTSILQGLGKPGLCLIHSIAGILIRIFSVVFIIPATGIRGYFYGIFLGELLLTLLHVKALKFPYRQSTNNRL; from the coding sequence ATGTCAAAAAAAATATTTCTCAAAGGAACCCTGATTCTTGCCTGCACAGGCCTTATCAGCCGTATCGCAGGTTTCTTTTATAGAATATTCCTCTCCCATGCCATTGGTGCGGAAGGTCTTGGTTTGTATCAGCTGGTTCTTCCTCTCCAGGGACTTATGGCCGCTTTATCCTATACAGGGATCCAGTCTGCCCTTTCACGCCTGATCGCATCCAGACTTGCCCTTCAGGAGAAAAAGGAGGCACGTTTTTCGCTGGTCACAGGAACACTTATGGCTGTCTTTTTTTCTGCTGCAGCCGGTTTTCTGCTTTTTCAGCACGCATATTTTTTTGCTTCCACAATTCTGAAAACACCGCAGACTGCCGGTCTTCTTCGCCTAACAGCTGTCAGTATTCCTCTCTGTGCCATTCATTCCTGCATTGACAGCTATTATTATGCCCGGAAAAAAGCCTCTGTTCCGGCAGTCGTGCAGCTTTCGGAGCAGTCTGCACGGATCGGCACTACCTATATCCTGTATCTGATCTTTCTTTCCGAAGGACGTCCGATCACTGCATTGATCGCAGCGGGAGGTTCCCTTGCCGGAGAGACTGCCGCTTCGCTGGTGTCGCTGCTGGTAGTTTCCTTTCATTTCGGAAATCACCCTGTACACGAAAAGACTCCCGTCAGGATCTTTCCGCTGATAAAGGACCTTTTCACACTGTCTTTTCCCATTTCCCTGAACAGGATTCTTCTGACACTTCTCGGCAGCATAGAAGCGGTCCTGATCCCACAGATGCTTCTGCGTTCCGGCATGACAGCCTCAGACTCACTGAAGATCTATGGGATCTTTACAGGAATGGCACTGCCCCTGCTCCTGTTTCCTTCCACACTTACGTCTTCCGCCGCTGTAATGCTGATGCCTTCCATCGCACAGCTTGATGCACTGGGAAAGCAGAAGCAGATCCGCCGTGTCACAGATCAGACCTTTTTTCTGTGCATGTTCCTGGGATTTCTATGCGGAAGCGGATTCTTTCTTTTTGGCCCATTCCTCGGAACATTGCTTTTTCACAGCCAGACTGCCGGAACCTACATACGGTATCTGTCTTTTATCTGTCCTTTTCTTTATACAAACACCATGCTCACCAGCATCCTGCAGGGACTTGGAAAACCGGGGCTCTGTCTGATCCACAGTATTGCCGGCATTCTCATCCGTATTTTCTCCGTTGTTTTTATAATTCCGGCAACGGGGATCCGAGGCTATTTTTACGGAATTTTTCTGGGTGAGCTGCTGCTTACTCTTCTACACGTGAAAGCGCTAAAATTTCCCTATCGACAATCGACCAATAATCGTTTATAA
- a CDS encoding RrF2 family transcriptional regulator: MKLSTRAKYGLKALIDLGLYSEKEAVSLQSIAGRQNISVSYLEQLMALLKKAGLVKSVRGAAGGYFLGRPAEEISVGDILRVLEGGLEAATCPGTEGDGGCQGSDLCVAKLVWKRINDSITDAVDTLMLSELIEESRRIHEK, encoded by the coding sequence ATGAAACTGTCAACAAGAGCAAAATACGGACTTAAGGCTTTGATAGACCTTGGTCTTTACAGTGAAAAAGAAGCGGTCTCGCTTCAGAGTATTGCGGGCCGTCAGAATATATCAGTCAGCTATCTGGAGCAGCTGATGGCACTTTTGAAGAAAGCGGGCCTTGTGAAGAGTGTCCGCGGTGCAGCCGGAGGATACTTCCTTGGAAGACCGGCAGAAGAGATTTCAGTGGGAGATATCCTTCGTGTCCTGGAGGGTGGCCTGGAGGCTGCAACATGTCCGGGAACAGAAGGTGACGGTGGCTGCCAGGGTTCTGATCTCTGCGTGGCTAAATTAGTGTGGAAGAGGATCAACGACAGCATCACAGATGCAGTGGATACCCTGATGCTCAGTGAGCTGATCGAAGAAAGTCGGAGAATACACGAAAAATAA